From a single Labrenzia sp. PHM005 genomic region:
- a CDS encoding sulfite exporter TauE/SafE family protein: MNILSALAPQDLPLIASLFLIFCSFFTSALTAAVGLGGGIALIAIMAMVMPAAALVPVHGVVQLGSNAGRALVQIKHVDWLIAVWFACGAVLGAGLGGAIAVQLPAAILKAGIAVFVLWVVWGRAPKLAHMRKRAMAVAGFASTFLSMFFGAAGPIGGSVLSTLGLTRHQFVANQAITSMMMHVFKIIAFGILGFAFAPWAGLIVLMIASGFLGTLTGSHLLGRMNEDVFKKGFRLVMTLLAANLFLQASGLL; the protein is encoded by the coding sequence ATGAATATTCTTTCGGCCCTTGCCCCTCAGGATCTTCCCCTGATTGCGAGCTTGTTCTTGATTTTCTGCAGTTTCTTTACGTCCGCCCTGACGGCAGCTGTCGGGCTTGGCGGCGGAATTGCTTTGATCGCGATCATGGCAATGGTGATGCCAGCGGCTGCCTTGGTACCTGTGCACGGCGTTGTTCAACTAGGCTCAAATGCCGGTAGGGCGCTGGTCCAGATCAAACATGTGGATTGGCTAATCGCTGTGTGGTTTGCGTGTGGCGCGGTCTTGGGGGCAGGCCTTGGCGGAGCAATTGCGGTTCAGTTGCCTGCGGCTATTCTTAAAGCTGGCATTGCTGTCTTTGTTCTATGGGTTGTCTGGGGACGGGCGCCGAAGCTGGCTCATATGCGCAAGCGGGCCATGGCCGTTGCCGGATTCGCTTCGACCTTTTTGTCCATGTTTTTTGGTGCTGCTGGACCAATCGGTGGGTCGGTCTTGTCGACCTTAGGCCTGACCCGGCACCAGTTTGTCGCCAATCAGGCGATCACCTCCATGATGATGCATGTCTTCAAGATCATCGCTTTTGGCATTCTCGGTTTTGCTTTTGCGCCTTGGGCTGGGTTGATTGTCTTGATGATTGCAAGCGGATTTCTCGGCACATTGACCGGCAGCCATCTTCTTGGCCGCATGAATGAAGATGTCTTCAAAAAGGGTTTTCGCCTGGTGATGACTCTTCTGGCTGCCAATCTGTTTCTGCAGGCAAGCGGACTTTTGTGA